In Rutidosis leptorrhynchoides isolate AG116_Rl617_1_P2 chromosome 6, CSIRO_AGI_Rlap_v1, whole genome shotgun sequence, the DNA window taatagcAAGAAGATTTATATTACTCAAGAATAACACATTACGTCATAATATACAAAGAACACGAACTGGAACGCGACTATAAACAAACAAGAAAGGGAGCtgtcattttactctttatttaacagattcagctactttgccaaacactaaaatatatttaaaaaactaAAAGCTACCAACTATCAGCTAAAAGCCACCAGCTACAAACAAAAAGCTACCAGCTACCAACTAGTTTTACCAAACATACCATATATCGCGATCATAGCTGAAGTTCCACCCTATCCTATTAGAGCATTCCCAACCCACTAATTCCATTTCGCTATGCATTTCGTCAAAATCAAGCATAAACCACCACAAAAGTTTTGGCTTTATTTACTTGTACATGTTGCTTTTAAATTTGTACTATGATTTACTATATTAATTTATAGTGGTTGAGAAATGTGTAATGGTTGCGATTGATATGTGATGGGTTCGTGATAGGAAGGAAATGAGATGGAAATAATGATATGACGCTGATGTAACAATGTCCTAATCTGAAGAAGTGGGTCATGATTGAGAATGCTCTTAGGAACATTCACCTTTCATATTTCAAGATCCTTCCTTTATTAAATTTAGCTTAACATGTGTCATAGAGTCATAACACACAATAGCAAAATCGAGATAATAAAATGATGGAATAGATCCTCATGATCCGGTCAATATCAACATATGTCGTATAGTGCTCGTTTTGTATTCAATGTAGTCGTTCATAGTGTTCAGAACGAACAGAGTGTCGATTAGTTTTGGTCGTATATGACCAAATACTCTCACTACAGGTCATCATGATCCggtcaatattatatatatacatattaacataTTAATTAGTAGacatgttttctttttcttttttttttttttttttttgaaaaaaaagttATGTGGGTTACTCCGGAAGTGATCCTCACACACGATTTTTTGATTTATCTACACTTTTATCTCATAATTATACTCTAGATTAATTTagagagttgaacttatattattattataagtatatgatATGATTAAGGGTATAACATTAAGTGTAAATTGATTAAAAGGTGGTTTTAGCTTTTTACCAAATCTAATAAATTATGTACTCTTATAAGACATATTTTCGTTAAAATCGTTGCTTGGAAGTTACAACAACGATCCAATTCAAATAAAAATTCTTAAAAATTCAAGAAATATTTAGGAAGGTGATTCTATACACAACTTTTTGATCTATGTAAATTTTTTTTCTCATTAACTTACTCCTAAAtagttacttatattattattatatatctataagtattattaaagatAAAATAAGTAATTAAGTGTACATGAATCATACCAAAATAGGTAATTAAGTGTGATCAAAATGGTGGGTGACCAGTGGCGGAACATTGTGGAGACGGGGCGCCCCGGCTGGATttgtatttttaaaaaattaacacTAAAAAAATAAACAATTTActaaaaaaataagattttttttttaagttcGTCCCCGCCCGCTGTCattaaaaaatttaataaaattttagacCCTACCCATCTGAATGGGGAACTAGGCTGTATATTAGTTAAAATCGAGTTGCATCAGATTCATATTTCAAAACTTTCCGGTAAGTGACATAGACTGGTCAATTCATCATAATATTCATACAACAAGAAAGAATATTTTGGTTGAATTGGGTTTTGAAATTGGAAATCTGAAGAATGGAATTGGGGAAGAGACGGAGAGCGCGCAGCAGTTGTAGTAGTATTGGGTGTGATTGGGGTCGCAGCCCTCGTATGCAATACCATGCCCTTTCTCTTGCCACTCAGGTTTTTCTTTGCATTATTATTCGATGAATTCAATTAATCTGAAAACCCTAACTGACAGTTCATatggataattataattatattataaattttacACTTAATATCAGTGAAGATGGTAGTGTTCTATGTGGGTTCAAGTTATATAGGGTTGCTCATGCAGTCATGCTTCTAAAGTTAAGAACTATACTCCCTAGTGTCTTGTGATCTTGCAAATTGACTTACTAAAGTCAAAGTATAATCTTGGAAAATGAGAGCTTTCTGGCAAACTTTAACTACAATTGTGTAAGATAGAGTCTAATTTAGTATTCATGGATAATAGTAGCAAGGTCTTTGATTTAACTTCACTATTAGCGAGTATGTTAACGAATTTTCGTTTTATGTGTTTGGTTGGTACTGGAATTGTATCAGGTGATCAGGTGGCATGTTTGAATACTCTTGACTTTCCCTTTTTATGTTGCAGGCTAATCTTGAAGTCGATATTGTTTCATATGGGGGGTATACATTATCTTGTAACTTATGATAATTTTTCATTACAGTTCTGAATAGTTTTCAAAACCCAAAAAATAAAAAGCCGATAAGTAAATTGCACTTTCAGTTAGTTATATTCTATTCTTTTGGACAGGTTCCGATCCACATTCTGCTCTTGTAGATAACCATTCTCTACATATTCATACAATGGTAATTTTTCTGTTACAAAAATGTAGTTCTATAATGCAAATGGATCCTCCAAATTTAAATTATAATGTTGTAttttgaattttaatattttttattcTTCAGAGTCAATGGCCGACTAATAATGGAGCTCTACCGAAGTTATTTCGTTCTTTTATGCTCTTGCTGAAGCCGGTGATTCAATTCATTACGCTTCTTTGGTTTCTTTGTGTTAAAATAAAAGCCCCCGACGTATTCATTGTGCAGGTAAGTTTAACCTTCTACTTGAGATGTAAACTTCGTCGAGAGTCTCAAATGTTATTACCTTTTTTTGGTATAGGATGGCCATTTCAACCCATCTACTTAGGAATAGTCAGTCTTATATTACATATCCTAGGGATGAAATAGGTAAAACAAAAACTAAATTAAAAAGGCAACAGGTTAAATGGGTCGAAATTTCCCCATGATGTAATTTAGAGCATAAATTTTTTAATTTGTTTTAATTAAATACTATAGTGTTATTGGAATAATATTGTGTTAGTAATTATATACAACCCATAATCATTTATGGAAAATAAAATGCTTGTGGATCACCGCGACCCGTTACGACCCATTTTGACATATTACCCAAACTGCCATTGTCCAGTTCTAGAATAACGTTGTGCTTTTAAATGTTTGCGTTTATCTTTTTGGTTATGTAGAACCCGCCTTCTGTACCAACTTTAGTTGCTTTGAAATGGGCCAGCTGGATGAGGCAATCATCCGTCATCATCGATTGGCATAACTTTGGATATACCCTGCTTGCATTGTCTCTTGGTAGAAGTAGCCGTTTTGTAGCAGTATATCATTGGTAAAACTAAATTATTATCATCAAAAAAAATTGAGATAATTTGTTTTACATGATACTAAAACCTGATCTTTTGACTTTTTAGGATAGAATTACATTTTGGTCAATTTAACCCGAATCATACAAATAGGTACCCGTTACCCGACGTACCTTGTTTTTTATAACCTACCATGAAACTATATGGTAAGGTCTAGTTTGCAATTTTCATGGTACAAATGGAGCGTATCTGATATATCATGTTTGCTGGTTAGTGTTGTATTTAACAATATATGTTATgccgttttcttttctttttaaatatATAGAGCCACGGTGTTATATGATCAGCCTCCTGAGTTTTTCCGTCCAGCTCAGCTTTATGAAAAGCGTAAGGTAAACATTAGACATTTCAATTCTGAAACACTTTAAGAATGTAACTTCATATTGATTGGTGTTTGTTGATTATAGTTGTTTTTTAGAATTAAGAAAGATATGTTCCGGTTAAATAGTTCTATAGACTGCATCAGCTACGGTATGTTTAACCTGTTTGCTCATAAATATGTTTGTTTGGGTTATATCTTTTTTTCAATTTTAATGAGTATTCTAATTCTAATTCATACAACTTCGTATTCTAGGAATAACTGCCAATGACATGCAAGATCCAAATACAACTATATTTACAAACAAGATCGGTGACAATTATCAGTTGAGACAGAATAGACCTGCACTTACTGTTAGCAGTACAAGCTGGTGAGTTTTACAAACCTTCTCAATTATGAACGTTTTCTTTTCGACTAGTAAAACAATGTGAAGGTAACTATCTATAATGGTTTAATGTTTTAGGACCCCAGATGAAGATTTTGGCATTCTTCTAGAAGCAGTAATGATGTATGATAGACGTTTTGCTGCGTTACTAAATGAGAACGTTTCAAATGGGGATGAGGTGTTTTGGAAGGACGTTGATGAGGGGAAGACATTTTCGTACCCAAGATTATTATTCGTCATCACAGGTCATAAATTGATTATTAATTTTGTCATCTTAAATATAACAAGAAAATGAAAAAAAAGGTTTCAACTTGAAAATATATTCAAACACCATGAAGGGAAAGGACCTGAGAAAGAGAAGTATGAAGAGAAGATAAAGAAACTAAACCTTAAACGTGTTGCTTTCCGTACCATGTGGCTATCACCAGAGGATTACCCGTTACTTCTTGGTGAGCATGACCCGGTCCATTTCTGATACCAAACATAGAGGTGATAGTTTGACCCAGTTACTTATAAGTGGGTCAATTTGGGCTGTGGTCACGGGtcagttaatttttttttcttttaaagtgGGAACAGGTTTATTGGGTTGAACTGATCATATAGGTTGAGATTAGTCCATAGATAATGTATAATGCATACAATCGTTAAACAAACTAAATTTTTATTTCGAAGGGTTTTACTGTCCTTGTAAGAATAATAATTTTGTAATCATAAACAGAATTAATTTTTTATTAAAAAGATGGATAAAAAGTGATATGTTCAAACCCTACCTATATGACCCATCACCCAATCCGTTCATTTTGCCACCTCTAGAAAATTTCTACATAGGCTTCTACTTGCTCTATATTTTACAGGATCTGCTGATCTCGGTGTCTGTTTGCATACTTCTTCTTCAGGGTTAGATCTCCCGATGAAGGTTTACAATCTGCTTAAATTTTTTGTAGTATGTGCAGGGAGTGTCCTGTTTACATtgttgtgttcatgtaatcatctatagcttttagcttttgtatgttattatatatgcttttggatGTGTTATAATTTACGTTTAACGCATCTGTATTGTCTGTTGTCAGGTTGTAGACATGTTTGGATGTGGTCTGCCTGTTTGTGCCGTTTCTTATTCTTGGTAAATAAATTTTGATCATCATTTTGTTCTGGTAATTTATTCTTCTATTGAAAATATAAACAAAATTTGATTTTCTTCTTGATTCTAATGAAGCATCACAGAGCTTGTAAAAGTGGACAAGAATGGCCTACTATTTTCGTCTTCGTCGGAGCTTGCTGATGAACTCATGGTAAGATGTTAAATCATAAGGAAAATGACATTTATTTATCTGAATTTGATATTTGATATATGTATTATATTGAAATATTGAATTTGCAACGTTACAGATGCTCTTTAAAGGGTTTCCTAATGAATGTGATGCTTTAAAAACGTTACGGAATGGGGTTCTGGAAACGGGGTTGTCTGCTAGGTGGGCCACTGAGTGGGAAGCTAATGCAAAGCCGTTGATTTCCAAGGCAAGCTCACTTTTTCTTAGAGGGTCTAATTGGGCAGGCTGGTTGACAGGTTAAAATGGTTCGAATTGGGTCGAGCCGGCCCACtgatactctctctctctctctctctctctctctctctctctctctctctctctctctcttaatttaCGTAAACAGTCACATGATAACCTGGTCAGGCCTCTTACGTTTGAGTAAAATTACTTGCTCTCCCGGGTAGCCTGAATATGAAAAAACTTCTCCGTTTACCATTTTGTTTCTTTTTCTctctttttgtttttgtttttttttttaaatttgtttgCAAAAGCTATACTATCAAAGTGATAGCCTTGATTTTGTGTGGTAGTAATATGACTATGAATACGAAAACATACAACTTTTCTCTTGTTTGAAACGTTTTCTTTTAAGCTAATTAATTATGAGCTTTTAGCTTAACCTGTTTTATATTAAACATAACCCAGATCGACCGATTTATTAGTAAATAGGTTAATATTTGCCACATCTTATAATTCATCCATTCACGAAAGTTCACAAGCATGCTGATCTGGCCCATTGCATTGAACTTGAATGTAAATCTTGAATTTGCAGGTGATTGCTGGTGACTTGGATTAGCATTAAGTTGATCTGATAGTGGACGGCACAAGGCTTTATACAGATCCCAGGTAACATAATTCACACAAATACCTCTACCTTATGAAAGGTTTTTTAACTTATAAGTCGGAACTTGATGTATTTTTGTACAAAACAAAATTATGTAGAACCACCTAACCTGATTCATCCTGATTGCTTTAatggaaattatatatatatatatatatatatatatatatatatatatattatagcatTTCATAAGAATGAACAACTGAGTGCAGTGCCTTATAGTTAGAAAATTAAATGTATACATTCATACAGCTTTCATTCAGATTGTACCAACAAGAGTTGAAATCTCGACGGTTCATCTATAACCTAGGTGCAGGTCGAGCCTTTGGATCGTCCCACTTGGTCATAATGTGGTCCTAGGTGATCTGTTTGAGCCGAGGTACAACCACTTAATGACATACAACAACATTTGTACAACTACTTAATGCCATGGTTGGCTCAAATTCATCACCAAACATGTGTACAGGCACATACAATGCAGCATAGTACAAGTCATGTATGTGATTAGTTGTTTAGCCCCTTGTGTACTTACAAATATGCCTGAAGCTCCGAGTGCCACAAACATCAATACCACGACGCACACCACCGTCCGAGAATACATGTACACGATCTTGATTCAAGTTCGCTGCAATCTTAGTTGATCTATTAGGGAAAGTTTACACTCACTTGAATAAACATACGTTTCAGCTCAAAGTGCGGTCGATCTGACCAGTAATATAAGAAGCTAAAGAAGCTAATCCTGAGTCGTTAGCCTGCATTTTGCATATTATATCAGTGGAAAATTATTTACACAAAGTAACTGTGATGACTTTTGAAACCAGGTAACTTATACCATCGACTCACTTCATCCATCTTGCCAGGGTACAAAACCATAGCTGCCCCACATGTAAGCCAGTTGCCGCTACAAAACCCGCAATCGGCAATATCACTACCAGACTACTAACCCGTAGTCGGCATCCAGGGTGGCCACAAGAAGTCACAGAATATAGCACAATATGTCATATACTAAGTATTCAGGTGAGTAAGCCAAGGTaacagtagcataacccgctactaaatacttataaacattaggatagtcccactcacctggaaatacaagaactcagtagtcttattttactgagccttcaccttttcctttatcacctgagaatatcattCCTCTAGTTAGTAACCATTTCAATCAGATTATACATCAGAAGAAATAAACACATCAATAcagtaaatgggtcagaattgcacttgACCCAATCACACAAACCCTATCACTCGCACGGGTGgggtctcactcgtgcgactgacCAGCTCACTCGTACGGATGAGTATCCTCACTCGCACGACTGACAAACTACACCCACGAGTGACTTTAAAGTCCACTCGCATGATTTAGTAGCTCACACGCACGGTTGGACAACtcacccgtatatatatatatatatatatatatatatatatatatatatatatatatatatatatatatacgggtgaGTGCCCCACTCGCACGGTTGAGCAAGAACAGCAGCATAACTGCAATTTGAGCTTTTTTCACCCAACttaaagtttgatttagtgttttaaaaccttatcattagatGCTACACctcaagacgattccaacgatagtttattcgtcgaaaatggagttacggtttgaaagttatgaccaaaacaagtttccacaaatctgaccggTGCTCACACGCGTGGCTGAGgcctcacacgtgtggttgaccctcaaaagtgtggtcactcgtgcgagtgacctgtcactcgtgtgggagctgaagaacagctccaggTCGCTGTTTTCGCGTTCTTTgaccccaaaactcgatttttgcttgtTTTGGTCGATCCAAAGGCTCAATAATATCACATAATACATATATAAACTATTCCTAACATCAatcaagcataacaaacacatataatcaagaatcaagctcaaaaatcatcaaaatccattttaacccaaaacccaCTTTAAATTATACCAAATTCAGTGATATTTACCTTGTTTGATTACTTGAATCACAGAGAATCAGTTACACAAGATCACAGGGATTGATTTGCacttttttaattttatgaatttgGGAAGCAATAGTTATTTTAGGGTTAAGTTTCTAAAAATGGTAAAATGGAAGAACGTACAAGTTATTTAAACAGATGGGGGTTTCTTCATTGTAAGGAAACCACATTCCCCactacacacgggtatttaccagttatctaaaatgcAATGTACCTCATTAGGTGGTCCTAACGAGGTTCAATTCACATAacgaaacctgttctgtgacccttgtcacaaagcgcACATAACTAACTACTCAAATAATTATTAacccataattattaaaatcactaatattagtaaaataatatAAACTAAGGATAAAAAGGTCATTTACCGTTAGGCCCGATTCGAGGTTGTTACAATTAACTCCTGGGATAACAGTACCATCGTAGCGGTATCGCttattcggcggggtagagggtggctgcacgggctcctcctcggggtcctcctcagaatcctcctcgctggtgtcatcggatgatgaaccgtctgaatcgtctgaaggtagtgcaggtacatcacgggcgggagaaagcgtctggccggtGGTAATGGTCCAGTATCTGCCAGGTGTAATTGGTACGACACGTCCGTGAGCGgtgcgtctaacccaatgtccacgctcgttacggaagggaccgtccccgtctcccccaggaatcacagtaccaccggaatggtgttgtggccccgggagtctagggctgggtggagctggaatctcctcgggatcctcatctccgtctgagatgtccattaggtcaagcgcgtgtctactatctccagaagacgaatcgccagagtcgccggagggtagcggtgagttagcaacaatagtaggcgaggtagcagacgtatctgagtcactctcgaagtcaaaggtcatgggtgtgacgaccgggaaattttcaatcaaatttaaacttgatttttatatgtttccgacacgataagcaaagtctgttaagttgagtctcaaaatttttgaactatttcatatattcaaatgactttcgaccattttcgacgattcacgaacaattaattataaatagatatgtgtgtatatatatatatatatataataatttaaaaaaaaatactatattagaattaactatgtaaaataaaataatatataataattattatttaaaaacatatctatataaataaagtatattgaatatataaatatagtttcgaatttatttagtaaacaatagaagcactcgtttatcattcgttggatatttaaacaagttaagttcaaacttatgtgattttaacataaatggtgatccgaaaataagttatataaactttagctttattaaaaatatatttagaatctagttgattgattttaaaaatatttatattttagttgGGATGGAGCTCGAATAACAGATCAAATTCTATGATTAATAATAAACAAGTTTAAATTCGAATTTATGAGAAGTTGAAAATAAACATGGGTTCATAATTAAGCTTAATCAATTTTAagtttgctaaaaatatatttagatacCCCAAATTGAGTCTTAACATTCTGTACATATTATTTGGAAATAAAAACAAATATTAGTCGAATCTTTTGACCAGGTTTACAAGGATTATGACCAAATCGAATATACAAATTTAATGTTAAAATATGGAATTTTTTACCAATACTTTTCCCGTCACGTTTAACAACAGAGCCCGAGATCCAGTCCGTGAAACATGTAGTCTAAATAAATTATGTCAACATAGTAACCTACAGTGAATGGTGGctaggggtgttcaaaaccggatatccgaaatttcggatatccgaatttcggatatccgaaatttcggatattggATTTggccatccgaaatccgaatccgaaatttcggatatccgaatttcggatatccgaaatttcggattcggatttcggattatccgaatatccgaaacttATTTTGAGTACTTAAGATCAAATACAAATTACATAGATTATCCTAACACAAACATAACACATAGATTACATAATACATAAGTCTCAACACAAACATAACAAATTCAAAATACAAATTATCCATATTACTTTAAACTAAGTTCAACATCCAAATTACGAAACACAAACATAACAACGTGGTAAAGAACGAATCTTCAATTCTTCACTCTTTCCAATCATCAAAAGAACAAAAGCACTACCTGTACATAGAAATTAAAGTGAATAATTAACTAAAGAAATCTATATATATCACATATCACAACATATGAATAACAAAGTACTAAACATCTTGTGGAAGCTACAATTTTGTTGATACTTAACTTACTGTCATCAATCgctctaaattaacaacttttaacATGGTTGTAAATGAGACTAACAAACACTGAACATGAACATGTAAGGAACATATCATTAGTTCACCTGTTCATAATGAGCCTAACATTTATAAATAAAAgtgtaaaaatattattatttattaatatatgtttcGGATATCGGGTATCCGAATATCCGAATATTTTGCAAATTTCTATCCGAAacccgaatccgaaaaatcggatatccgattttcggatatccgaaaatccggatatccgatttttcggatatttttcggatCGGATACACGGATATTCGGATTGcggattcggattcggatattatgaacacccctaaTGGTTAGGGGTGTTCATTTTCCGATATCCGATTCGGATAGTGAAAAAtccca includes these proteins:
- the LOC139851504 gene encoding UDP-glycosyltransferase TURAN-like isoform X4, with the protein product MPFLLPLRLILKSILFHMGGSDPHSALVDNHSLHIHTMSQWPTNNGALPKLFRSFMLLLKPVIQFITLLWFLCVKIKAPDVFIVQNPPSVPTLVALKWASWMRQSSVIIDWHNFGYTLLALSLGRSSRFVAVYHWIELHFGQFNPNHTNRATVLYDQPPEFFRPAQLYEKRKLFFRIKKDMFRLNSSIDCISYGITANDMQDPNTTIFTNKIGDNYQLRQNRPALTVSSTSWTPDEDFGILLEAVMMYDRRFAALLNENVSNGDEVFWKDVDEGKTFSYPRLLFVITGKGPEKEKYEEKIKKLNLKRVAFRTMWLSPEDYPLLLGLDLPMKVYNLLKFFVVCAGSVLFTLLCSCCRHVWMWSACLCRFLFLHHRACKSGQEWPTIFVFVGAC
- the LOC139851504 gene encoding UDP-glycosyltransferase TURAN-like isoform X3 gives rise to the protein MPFLLPLRLILKSILFHMGGSDPHSALVDNHSLHIHTMSQWPTNNGALPKLFRSFMLLLKPVIQFITLLWFLCVKIKAPDVFIVQNPPSVPTLVALKWASWMRQSSVIIDWHNFGYTLLALSLGRSSRFVAVYHWIELHFGQFNPNHTNRATVLYDQPPEFFRPAQLYEKRKLFFRIKKDMFRLNSSIDCISYGITANDMQDPNTTIFTNKIGDNYQLRQNRPALTVSSTSWTPDEDFGILLEAVMMYDRRFAALLNENVSNGDEVFWKDVDEGKTFSYPRLLFVITGKGPEKEKYEEKIKKLNLKRVAFRTMWLSPEDYPLLLGSADLGVCLHTSSSGLDLPMKVYNLLKFFVVCAGSVLFTLLCSCCRHVWMWSACLCRFLFLHHRACKSGQEWPTIFVFVGAC
- the LOC139851504 gene encoding UDP-glycosyltransferase TURAN-like isoform X1: MPFLLPLRLILKSILFHMGGSDPHSALVDNHSLHIHTMSQWPTNNGALPKLFRSFMLLLKPVIQFITLLWFLCVKIKAPDVFIVQNPPSVPTLVALKWASWMRQSSVIIDWHNFGYTLLALSLGRSSRFVAVYHWIELHFGQFNPNHTNRATVLYDQPPEFFRPAQLYEKRKLFFRIKKDMFRLNSSIDCISYGITANDMQDPNTTIFTNKIGDNYQLRQNRPALTVSSTSWTPDEDFGILLEAVMMYDRRFAALLNENVSNGDEVFWKDVDEGKTFSYPRLLFVITGKGPEKEKYEEKIKKLNLKRVAFRTMWLSPEDYPLLLGSADLGVCLHTSSSGLDLPMKVVDMFGCGLPVCAVSYSCITELVKVDKNGLLFSSSSELADELMMLFKGFPNECDALKTLRNGVLETGLSARWATEWEANAKPLISKVIAGDLD
- the LOC139851504 gene encoding UDP-glycosyltransferase TURAN-like isoform X2, with product MGGSDPHSALVDNHSLHIHTMSQWPTNNGALPKLFRSFMLLLKPVIQFITLLWFLCVKIKAPDVFIVQNPPSVPTLVALKWASWMRQSSVIIDWHNFGYTLLALSLGRSSRFVAVYHWIELHFGQFNPNHTNRATVLYDQPPEFFRPAQLYEKRKLFFRIKKDMFRLNSSIDCISYGITANDMQDPNTTIFTNKIGDNYQLRQNRPALTVSSTSWTPDEDFGILLEAVMMYDRRFAALLNENVSNGDEVFWKDVDEGKTFSYPRLLFVITGKGPEKEKYEEKIKKLNLKRVAFRTMWLSPEDYPLLLGSADLGVCLHTSSSGLDLPMKVVDMFGCGLPVCAVSYSCITELVKVDKNGLLFSSSSELADELMMLFKGFPNECDALKTLRNGVLETGLSARWATEWEANAKPLISKVIAGDLD